Proteins encoded within one genomic window of Camelina sativa cultivar DH55 chromosome 19, Cs, whole genome shotgun sequence:
- the LOC104764180 gene encoding protein YIPF1 homolog isoform X3 has protein sequence MMSGGNYTTIDSQKVSGSVPSVPDPGHTTVKFAESNLQTFPPSATQGKISGGSNPPRDADDSFSGHGNGSTDEPQSGGWLHQFTVGAYKPFFDVDTSDVVERLKESLFPFRGTFTEKTADKPDLYGPFWICTTLIFVAASIGTFVTYIAHKWKKQEWNYDINLVTWSAGVFYGYVTIVPLALYVVLKYFSAPSGLVQLFCLYGYSLFVFIPALCLSVVPVEIFRWVIAGVAGFMSATFVALNLKAHINSAGERSILLIASIFLLQLALAVVLKLYIFNVKV, from the exons ATGATGTCCGGCGGGAACTACACGACTATCGACAGCCAGAAAGTCTCTGGATCTGTACCT TCTGTTCCAGATCCAGGCCATACCACCGTCAAATTCGCAG AATCAAATCTACAAACTTTTCCTCCATCTGCTACTCAGGGCAAGATCTCTGGTGGTAGTAATCCCCCTCGAGATGCTGATG ATTCATTTTCTGGGCATGGCAATGGTAGTACAGATGAACCCCAGTCTGGTGGCTGGCTCCATCAATTCACAGTTGGTGCTTACAAGCCGTTCTTTGATGTCGACACTTCGGATGTCGTAGAGAGgctcaaagaatctctcttccCATTCCGTGGAACATTTACAGAGAAGACAGCTGATAAGCCTGACTT GTATGGTCCATTCTGGATATGCACCACTTTGATATTCGTTGCAGCGTCTATCGGGACATTTGTCACATACATAGCACACAAATGGAAGAAACAAGAATGGAACTACGATATTAATCTGGTGACTTGGTCTGCAGGAGTGTTCTACGGATATGTCACGATTGTTCCTCTAGCACTATACGTCGTCCTCAAATACTTCTCTGCACCATCAGGCCTAGTCCAACTCTTCTGTCTCTATGGATATTCCCTATTTGTCTTTATCCCAGCATTG TGCCTCTCGGTCGTGCCGGTGGAGATTTTCAGATGGGTGATCGCGGGTGTAGCTGGGTTCATGTCTGCAACATTTGTAGCTTTGAACCTCAAAGCGCATATCAATTCCGCTGGAGAGAGATCGATCTTGCTAATCGCCAGCATCTTTCTTTTGCAGCTTGCGCTTGCAGTTGTGCTGAAGCTCTATATCTTCAATGTCAAAGTATGA